One window of the Desulfovibrio sp. genome contains the following:
- a CDS encoding YcjF family protein — protein sequence MSTNFDGNADFAGSFKQDFEKLKKETQKVSILVVGGTGTGKSTLVNIVFKRKIAEAGAGRPITKGINGYENDYLHIYDSEGYESGSANQERYAKIVEDFLKKQNNNVRTAIHLCWYCVSAPSARFTDCDSKFIIGMPKEIPLAIVLTKIDVATEEQVEALKASIGESCPNTPVFLSTDKEIPHDLDALDRWSRKQLPEALRRAFISVSNRDIDAKENEGNTIVLSHAGGAFATGFTPIPFSDAPILLTNQTVMLCRICLLWDMESLTKTLEASSSLSTVMGMIGKTIAGNILKWIPGIGTIAGGMINGTVAAGLTYALGIAVNRLCCKITKDRLKGVEYPLEQYLTPEFFNTLEPLFKMYGQNNKDEA from the coding sequence ATGTCAACAAATTTTGATGGCAATGCTGATTTTGCCGGATCATTTAAGCAAGACTTTGAAAAGCTGAAAAAAGAAACACAAAAGGTTTCCATATTGGTTGTGGGGGGTACCGGCACAGGTAAAAGCACCCTTGTAAATATAGTTTTTAAAAGAAAAATAGCCGAAGCTGGGGCGGGAAGACCCATTACAAAGGGCATCAATGGCTATGAAAATGATTATCTCCATATTTATGACAGTGAAGGCTATGAAAGTGGTTCTGCCAATCAGGAAAGATATGCAAAAATTGTAGAAGACTTTTTGAAAAAACAGAATAATAATGTGCGCACGGCTATTCATCTCTGCTGGTATTGTGTCAGTGCCCCTTCGGCTCGTTTTACGGATTGTGATAGTAAATTCATCATTGGCATGCCCAAAGAAATTCCCTTGGCAATTGTTCTGACAAAAATAGACGTTGCCACAGAAGAACAGGTTGAGGCTCTGAAGGCGTCCATCGGTGAATCTTGTCCCAATACCCCTGTTTTTCTATCAACAGACAAAGAAATTCCACATGATTTGGACGCGCTTGACAGATGGTCGCGAAAACAGCTCCCTGAAGCGCTGCGCAGAGCTTTCATTTCTGTTTCCAACCGCGATATAGATGCCAAAGAAAATGAAGGCAACACGATTGTTCTGTCGCATGCTGGTGGGGCATTTGCCACAGGCTTTACACCCATTCCATTCTCTGACGCTCCAATCCTGCTTACCAATCAAACTGTTATGTTGTGTCGCATTTGCTTGTTGTGGGACATGGAGTCCCTAACGAAAACTCTTGAGGCATCAAGTAGCTTGAGTACAGTTATGGGCATGATTGGAAAAACCATCGCCGGTAATATCCTCAAATGGATCCCCGGGATTGGGACTATTGCTGGCGGCATGATTAACGGCACGGTAGCCGCAGGCTTGACTTATGCGTTGGGGATTGCCGTGAACCGGCTTTGCTGCAAGATTACCAAAGACAGACTTAAGGGAGTCGAATACCCCCTTGAGCAGTATCTTACTCCAGAATTTTTTAATACACTGGAGCCTCTCTTTAAAATGTATGGGCAGAATAACAAAGATGAGGCTTAG